One window of Magnetococcales bacterium genomic DNA carries:
- a CDS encoding response regulator: MNILIADDYPENRRFLYDLLIPFGSCDQAANGLEAVDLVEASLVEETPYDLILLDIMMPVMDGQSALQAIRALEVAYGVIGAKEAVIIMVTALDAPEAVTEAFYKGYCTDYITKPFTRLMLLEKLREYNLIPHE; this comes from the coding sequence ATGAACATATTGATTGCGGATGATTATCCGGAAAATCGCAGGTTTTTGTATGATCTTTTGATTCCATTCGGTTCGTGCGATCAGGCCGCCAATGGCCTGGAGGCGGTGGATCTGGTGGAGGCGTCCCTGGTGGAAGAGACCCCTTATGATTTGATCCTGCTGGACATCATGATGCCGGTCATGGATGGTCAAAGTGCCTTGCAGGCCATACGCGCCTTGGAGGTGGCGTATGGCGTGATCGGAGCCAAGGAGGCGGTGATCATCATGGTGACCGCCCTCGATGCCCCGGAGGCGGTCACCGAGGCCTTTTACAAGGGCTATTGCACCGATTACATCACCAAACCGTTCACCCGGCTGATGCTTTTGGAAAAATTGAGGGAATACAATCTGATCCCCCATGAGTAG
- a CDS encoding response regulator: MISCSSLGIYWQQTTQNEYHMQQVADAIGRALVEMHSDEVSKMQIAISAIRLNDTIRNTYLTRDREALYTTSKGFFRALQQENRITHFYFHQPDRVNFLRVHQPDRFGDGIDRASLMLAQESGLVSSDLELGKMGTLVLRTVTPWYDGQTLIGFIELGKELEQFAGLVRQQFPVDLYLFVEKSRLQQTDWQSGAKMLGRSLVWDAFPDHVVINQSTATTPPSLINRLRPDFYVAGRHLWYNVSQDDDHYNIARLPILNASGQEVAFMIVVQDATFQVHHSYWIIAIGIGVGVMGGIGLILLFGRMLGTMESKLLETHAELKEREKRLHLNQESALDAIITIDVDGKVVELNPAAEEMFGFSREACLGKDLAQYIIPPEHRQAHAQALLRHAQAPEGSPHLKRRVELPGLRADGQIIDLEVGLVEIHLGGKKLYTAFMHDITERKQLMRSLKETLEVAESASRMKSEFLANMSHEIRTPMNTIIGLTDLILTTRLSAQNQRHYLEVIQKSSDSLLELINSILDLSKIDAGMLTLERIPFDLSGQIENACDSLAIKAYQKELELYCHLAEDVPSTLLGDPLRLKQVLINLINNAIKFTADGEVVLRVALAGPDEIPVGNPDFREDIWLHFSIVDTGVGISAEKQALVFERFTQADGSTTRKFGGTGLGLTISKHLVFMMDGEIWLESAADKGSIFHFTARFGVSRRDRVGREGDDRRADPGGPALEGVRILLADTHATGRAIVGEMLSVAGADVVEAESLVAIRKQLERNVAASNRDFDLLIIDYGVLRDGANPLVTLASAAGVFDNVVLFLPPTVDADDVMGAHGLLHANVVRKPVWKFRLLKAIQQRLGRVTQSEESVSSADRLVNHMIPIHILLVEDNAQNQRLATLILEQAGHTVTIVGNGREALLQLGQHAYDLVLMDLQMPEMDGMEATRQIRQGDLPMVASPRIPIIAVTAKTMGEEEKQCFDVGMNGYLRKPYRSSELLEVIAKVIKRTSLTVGRTPPRKLTSVLKDVELEAEVWVQKSAVFVEQFPLCLEALQQAIASRNEVGVGKSVQRLSDLSREIGAWKVSTQALRLRGGVEQKNWEQAAEALTKLATQCLEARQALSDRGVNP; encoded by the coding sequence ATGATCTCTTGCAGTTCCTTGGGCATCTATTGGCAGCAGACCACCCAGAACGAATATCACATGCAGCAGGTCGCCGATGCCATCGGTCGCGCCCTGGTCGAAATGCACTCCGATGAAGTCAGCAAAATGCAGATCGCCATCAGTGCCATCCGGCTGAATGACACGATCAGGAACACCTATCTGACCCGTGACCGGGAGGCGCTGTACACCACTTCTAAGGGTTTTTTCAGGGCGTTGCAGCAGGAAAACCGGATCACCCATTTTTATTTCCACCAACCGGACCGGGTCAATTTTTTACGTGTGCATCAACCGGATCGCTTTGGTGATGGGATTGATCGTGCCTCGTTGATGCTGGCTCAGGAGAGCGGTCTGGTCTCTTCGGATCTGGAGTTGGGCAAAATGGGCACTCTGGTGCTGCGGACCGTCACTCCCTGGTACGATGGACAGACCTTGATCGGTTTCATCGAACTGGGCAAAGAACTGGAACAATTCGCCGGATTGGTGCGTCAGCAGTTTCCGGTCGATCTGTATCTGTTTGTCGAAAAGAGTCGTCTCCAGCAGACCGACTGGCAGTCCGGCGCGAAAATGTTGGGCCGGTCCCTGGTTTGGGATGCCTTTCCGGATCATGTGGTGATCAATCAAAGTACCGCTACGACTCCGCCTTCCTTGATCAACCGTCTCAGACCGGATTTTTATGTCGCGGGTCGCCACTTGTGGTACAACGTCTCGCAAGACGATGACCATTACAACATCGCCCGTCTGCCGATTCTGAATGCATCTGGTCAGGAAGTGGCCTTCATGATCGTGGTGCAAGACGCCACGTTCCAGGTGCATCATTCCTACTGGATCATTGCCATCGGCATCGGGGTGGGAGTGATGGGGGGAATCGGATTGATTTTGCTGTTCGGCAGGATGTTGGGAACCATGGAGAGCAAGCTCCTGGAGACCCATGCGGAATTGAAAGAGCGGGAGAAGCGGCTTCATTTGAATCAGGAGTCCGCGTTGGATGCCATCATCACCATCGATGTCGATGGCAAAGTGGTGGAGCTCAACCCGGCGGCGGAAGAGATGTTCGGTTTTTCCCGGGAGGCGTGTCTGGGCAAGGATCTGGCCCAGTATATCATTCCCCCGGAGCACCGTCAGGCCCATGCCCAGGCCCTGCTGCGGCATGCCCAGGCCCCGGAAGGCTCTCCCCATCTCAAAAGAAGGGTGGAACTGCCGGGTTTGCGTGCGGATGGTCAAATCATCGATCTGGAGGTGGGGCTGGTTGAAATTCATCTGGGTGGCAAGAAGCTTTATACCGCCTTCATGCACGATATCACCGAGCGCAAACAGTTGATGCGGTCGTTGAAAGAGACTCTGGAGGTGGCCGAGTCGGCCAGTCGCATGAAAAGCGAATTTCTGGCCAACATGAGCCACGAAATTCGTACCCCCATGAATACCATCATCGGTTTGACCGATTTGATCCTGACCACACGCCTCTCCGCCCAAAATCAGCGACACTATCTGGAGGTGATCCAGAAATCTTCCGATTCGCTGCTGGAATTGATCAATTCGATCCTGGATCTGTCCAAAATCGACGCGGGCATGCTCACCTTGGAACGGATCCCCTTCGATCTTTCCGGGCAGATCGAGAACGCTTGCGATTCGTTGGCCATCAAGGCCTATCAGAAGGAGTTGGAGCTGTATTGCCATCTGGCCGAGGATGTGCCATCCACGCTGCTGGGGGATCCGTTGCGGCTGAAGCAGGTGTTGATCAATTTGATCAACAACGCCATCAAGTTCACCGCGGATGGGGAGGTGGTCTTGCGTGTCGCCCTGGCCGGCCCGGATGAGATTCCTGTGGGCAATCCGGATTTCAGGGAGGATATCTGGCTGCATTTTTCCATCGTCGATACCGGAGTGGGTATTTCGGCGGAGAAGCAGGCGCTGGTTTTTGAACGGTTCACCCAGGCCGATGGTTCCACCACCCGTAAGTTTGGCGGCACCGGATTGGGATTGACCATCAGCAAACATCTGGTCTTCATGATGGACGGGGAGATCTGGCTGGAAAGTGCTGCGGATAAGGGCAGTATTTTTCATTTCACCGCCCGGTTCGGGGTGAGCCGCAGAGACAGGGTGGGACGGGAGGGGGATGACCGACGGGCCGATCCGGGTGGCCCGGCGCTGGAGGGGGTGAGGATTCTTCTGGCCGATACCCATGCCACGGGACGCGCCATTGTGGGGGAGATGCTCTCCGTTGCCGGGGCCGATGTCGTGGAGGCGGAGAGTCTCGTCGCCATCCGGAAGCAACTGGAACGCAACGTCGCGGCGTCCAATCGAGATTTTGATCTGCTGATCATCGATTATGGCGTGTTGCGGGATGGGGCGAATCCGTTGGTGACGCTGGCGTCGGCAGCCGGCGTATTCGACAATGTGGTACTCTTTCTGCCTCCCACGGTGGACGCGGATGATGTGATGGGCGCGCATGGATTGCTCCATGCCAACGTGGTACGCAAGCCGGTCTGGAAATTTCGTCTGCTCAAGGCGATTCAACAACGGCTGGGCCGGGTGACGCAGAGCGAAGAGAGCGTCTCATCGGCGGATCGTTTGGTCAACCATATGATTCCGATTCATATTTTGTTGGTGGAAGACAATGCGCAAAATCAAAGGCTCGCCACGTTGATTTTAGAGCAGGCCGGGCATACGGTCACCATCGTGGGCAATGGTCGAGAGGCTTTGCTGCAACTGGGGCAACATGCCTATGATCTGGTACTGATGGATCTGCAAATGCCGGAGATGGATGGCATGGAGGCCACCCGACAGATTCGCCAGGGGGATTTACCCATGGTGGCCAGCCCCCGGATTCCCATCATCGCGGTGACGGCCAAAACCATGGGCGAAGAGGAAAAACAGTGTTTCGACGTGGGCATGAACGGTTATCTGCGCAAGCCCTACCGCTCCAGCGAGCTGTTGGAGGTCATTGCCAAGGTGATCAAGCGCACCTCCTTGACGGTGGGCCGGACGCCACCCAGAAAATTGACCTCGGTCTTGAAGGATGTCGAACTGGAAGCGGAGGTCTGGGTCCAGAAAAGCGCGGTATTCGTCGAGCAGTTTCCCCTGTGCCTGGAGGCGTTGCAGCAGGCCATTGCCAGTCGCAACGAGGTCGGGGTGGGCAAGTCCGTGCAGCGGTTGAGCGATCTGTCCCGGGAAATTGGTGCCTGGAAGGTCTCCACCCAAGCATTGCGCCTGCGTGGTGGCGTGGAACAGAAAAATTGGGAGCAGGCCGCAGAGGCGTTGACGAAACTGGCAACCCAATGCCTGGAAGCGCGACAGGCTCTGTCAGACAGGGGAGTGAACCCATGA
- a CDS encoding response regulator — translation MNHHINAVAKRILIIDDNPAIRTLMTRILRENGYEVEEANNGKEGVQAFYNRPADLVITDILMPEMDGIEVVMAFTRLENRPKIIAISGGSPPYLSAALNLKAATVLGASSILMKPFTAAELTTVIARAFQTDGSGV, via the coding sequence ATGAATCACCATATCAACGCAGTGGCCAAACGCATTTTGATTATTGATGACAATCCCGCGATCCGGACCTTGATGACCCGTATTCTCCGGGAGAACGGGTATGAGGTGGAGGAGGCCAACAATGGCAAGGAGGGGGTGCAAGCGTTTTACAATCGTCCGGCGGATCTTGTCATCACCGATATCCTCATGCCGGAGATGGATGGTATCGAGGTGGTCATGGCGTTTACCCGTTTGGAGAACAGACCCAAAATCATTGCCATCTCCGGCGGGAGTCCTCCGTATTTGTCAGCCGCCCTGAACCTGAAGGCGGCGACGGTCTTGGGGGCTTCCAGCATCTTGATGAAGCCATTCACCGCCGCTGAATTGACCACCGTTATCGCACGGGCTTTCCAAACGGATGGCTCCGGCGTTTGA
- a CDS encoding response regulator: MKDILIVDDEQRLVNLLCRVLQDAGYSLATASNGVEALQVYQDVQPRLVISDIIMPDMDGIDLIQRVQTINQEQKIIAMSGGNAQLAMDFVLKLTTMFGVVNVLQKPFTNQRILDAVALAIGLPDHHSHPEGVS, encoded by the coding sequence ATGAAAGATATCCTGATTGTGGATGATGAACAAAGATTGGTGAACTTGTTGTGTCGTGTTCTTCAAGATGCCGGTTATTCGTTGGCGACCGCCTCCAACGGGGTGGAAGCGTTGCAGGTTTATCAGGACGTGCAACCCAGGCTGGTGATCAGCGACATCATCATGCCGGATATGGATGGTATTGATTTGATTCAACGTGTGCAAACGATCAACCAGGAGCAAAAGATCATTGCCATGTCTGGCGGCAATGCCCAGTTGGCCATGGATTTTGTCTTGAAACTGACCACAATGTTCGGTGTGGTCAATGTGCTGCAAAAGCCGTTTACCAATCAAAGGATTCTGGACGCAGTCGCATTGGCCATCGGACTGCCTGACCACCACAGCCATCCGGAAGGGGTGTCATGA
- a CDS encoding PAS domain S-box protein: MELTFNRKFMLLGLILLIVSMVVGGITIWTLYTTHLEDVRDRLIDIVQSRARFMESLAAFDQQHSPDYPGGSQEATLAQIRQAHDRFKGFGETGEFTVGRREGDRIVFMVRHRHSDFDKPQPVPLPSRLAIPMQRALSGQSGSVVGLDYRGVEVLAAYEPVAILNMGVVVKVDMEEVRSRYIQAALLLFALACGIVAVGELLFYWISKPLIRRIVEHQQLGRILESSVNEIYIFDVDFFRCVYVNNSAQVNLGYTSAELSMLYPWSFNPLMSENAFKERVQPLLRGDKLQLFFETEHRRRDGSVYPVEVRMQLFQQEKIQVVVSIVLDVSTRKSLERSLYETETNHFITLQSIGDAVISTDTRRRVQYMNPVAETLTGWKLDEARNRPLSEVFRMVNSQTGLPVVNPVETVLETGTLVGLASHATLVARDGRESQIADSCSPIRDAGGTLLGVVLVFRDVTEEYRMRAALQTSEERLQLVLDGTNDGIWDWNIRSGAIYFSPKAEQMLGFAHGELVPHFQSWVDLLHPDDRERVLSGLDDHVAGRIESHSLEYRLRTRMGDWVWIQGRGKVVERDAEGKPWRMAGTYTDITVRKGAEMELQRMNRALKALSSASEALLHAQDEEQFMTTLCQLIVEKAGYRLAWCGFSGQDATQRVVPVAQFGYEIGYLDSLYISWGEGASGQGPTGRAIRTGLPAHARDILNDPDFAPWREQAMAQGYRSSVSLPLVSEGQPFGALSVYAAEPDAFDGRETAFLMDLARDISFGIMALRAHANNLRLASAIEQTEDMVLVADTGGVIQYVNQAFCRVTGYAATEVIDQNITILDAGEFKQEIAGEMWRCLAMGKTWKGHFLNRKKDGSFFDVESSISPVKSPDGSVRNYVAVHRDITRQLRMERQLRQAQKMKAIGTLAGGIAHDFNNLLGIILGYTELVLDKIPATDQNHQDLQDVFLAGKRAKDLVAQLLTFSRMSEGERKTIQVVPILKETIQFMRASVPTTIAIHTHILEPDVVISGDPTQLHQVIMNLCTNASFAMEEKGGSLDITLNTVTLTPDEAGTLDVAPGLYALLAVQDTGVGIDPEIRDRLFDPFFSTREIGKGTGLGLSVVHGIVTDAKGAIQVFSEIGRGSTFQVFWPLAVERETASETSTTVHRTLEAYRVLFVDDETSIARLGKMQLEQLGYQVECCSDPGLAWKRLQLDSDQYDVIITDQTMPGMTGIELLSRIATLNAGLPSVLCSGKKDPVSPEQMRTLGIRAVLRKPVLKEELGRILYDIFNNREVWDPDQFVVDSAEAVGP; this comes from the coding sequence ATGGAACTGACCTTCAATCGAAAGTTCATGCTGCTTGGCCTGATCCTGTTGATCGTTTCGATGGTTGTGGGAGGTATTACCATTTGGACTTTGTATACAACCCATCTTGAAGATGTTCGCGACCGATTGATCGACATTGTCCAGAGCCGCGCCCGGTTCATGGAATCCCTGGCGGCGTTTGATCAGCAGCACAGTCCGGATTATCCGGGAGGTTCTCAGGAGGCGACCCTTGCGCAAATCCGGCAGGCTCATGACCGGTTCAAGGGCTTTGGTGAGACCGGGGAGTTCACGGTGGGCCGAAGAGAAGGGGACCGGATCGTGTTCATGGTGCGGCATCGCCACTCCGACTTCGACAAGCCTCAGCCGGTGCCGCTTCCGAGTCGGTTGGCCATTCCGATGCAGCGGGCCTTGTCGGGACAATCCGGCTCCGTTGTTGGTCTGGATTATCGCGGGGTGGAGGTGTTGGCCGCTTATGAGCCGGTGGCCATTTTGAATATGGGGGTGGTGGTCAAAGTCGATATGGAAGAGGTCCGCAGTCGATACATCCAGGCTGCCTTGCTGTTGTTTGCATTGGCCTGTGGAATCGTTGCGGTCGGGGAGTTGCTGTTTTATTGGATCAGCAAACCGTTGATTCGTCGTATTGTGGAACATCAACAATTGGGACGCATTCTGGAAAGTTCGGTCAATGAGATTTATATTTTTGACGTGGATTTTTTTCGTTGTGTTTATGTCAACAATAGCGCACAAGTCAATCTGGGATATACGTCTGCCGAGTTATCGATGCTGTATCCCTGGTCTTTCAATCCGTTGATGTCGGAGAATGCATTCAAGGAACGGGTGCAGCCTCTGTTGCGGGGAGACAAGCTCCAACTGTTTTTCGAGACCGAGCACCGTCGCAGGGATGGTTCTGTATATCCAGTCGAAGTGCGCATGCAGCTTTTTCAGCAGGAGAAAATCCAGGTCGTGGTGTCCATTGTGCTGGATGTCTCCACCCGCAAAAGCCTGGAACGTTCCCTGTACGAGACGGAAACCAACCATTTCATCACGTTGCAATCCATTGGCGACGCGGTCATCTCCACCGACACACGCCGTCGTGTGCAGTACATGAATCCCGTGGCCGAGACGTTGACCGGATGGAAATTGGACGAAGCGCGCAATCGTCCTTTGTCCGAAGTGTTTCGGATGGTCAACAGTCAGACCGGCTTGCCGGTGGTCAATCCGGTGGAGACGGTGCTTGAAACCGGTACGCTTGTCGGTCTGGCCAGTCATGCCACCCTGGTTGCCAGGGACGGACGGGAATCGCAGATTGCCGACAGTTGCTCCCCCATCCGGGATGCCGGGGGAACCCTGCTTGGAGTGGTGCTGGTGTTTCGGGATGTGACCGAAGAGTATCGGATGCGCGCCGCGTTGCAGACCAGCGAGGAGCGTTTGCAACTGGTCCTGGATGGCACCAACGACGGCATCTGGGACTGGAACATCCGGAGCGGGGCGATCTATTTCAGTCCCAAGGCCGAACAGATGCTGGGTTTCGCCCATGGAGAACTGGTGCCCCACTTTCAAAGCTGGGTCGATCTGCTGCATCCGGATGATCGGGAACGGGTGTTGAGCGGCCTCGACGATCATGTGGCCGGTCGGATCGAGAGCCACTCCCTGGAGTATCGATTGCGCACCCGCATGGGGGATTGGGTCTGGATTCAAGGACGCGGCAAGGTGGTGGAGCGGGATGCAGAAGGCAAGCCCTGGAGAATGGCCGGTACCTATACGGATATTACCGTGCGCAAAGGGGCGGAAATGGAATTGCAACGCATGAACCGCGCCCTCAAGGCGTTGAGTTCCGCCAGCGAGGCGTTGCTTCACGCCCAGGATGAAGAGCAGTTCATGACCACGTTGTGTCAATTGATCGTGGAGAAGGCCGGTTACCGGCTGGCGTGGTGCGGTTTTTCCGGACAGGATGCCACGCAACGGGTGGTGCCGGTGGCTCAGTTTGGTTATGAAATCGGCTATCTGGATAGCTTGTACATCTCTTGGGGCGAGGGGGCCAGTGGACAGGGGCCAACCGGTCGCGCCATTCGCACCGGTCTGCCGGCCCATGCCAGAGACATTCTCAACGATCCTGACTTCGCCCCCTGGCGGGAACAGGCCATGGCCCAGGGGTATCGCTCCTCGGTTTCCCTGCCCTTGGTGAGCGAAGGACAACCTTTCGGTGCCTTGAGCGTCTATGCGGCGGAACCCGATGCCTTCGATGGGCGGGAGACGGCGTTCCTGATGGATCTGGCCCGGGATATCTCTTTCGGAATCATGGCGCTGCGCGCTCATGCCAACAATTTGCGCCTGGCTTCGGCCATCGAGCAGACCGAAGATATGGTCCTGGTTGCCGATACCGGCGGGGTGATCCAGTATGTCAATCAGGCCTTTTGTCGGGTGACGGGTTATGCGGCGACGGAGGTGATCGACCAGAACATCACCATTCTGGACGCGGGAGAGTTCAAACAGGAGATCGCCGGGGAGATGTGGCGTTGTCTGGCCATGGGCAAGACCTGGAAGGGGCATTTCCTCAACCGCAAAAAGGATGGATCGTTTTTTGATGTGGAATCCAGCATCTCCCCGGTGAAAAGTCCGGATGGATCGGTCAGAAACTATGTCGCGGTGCATCGGGACATCACCAGACAGTTGCGCATGGAACGGCAACTGCGTCAGGCGCAGAAAATGAAGGCCATCGGAACCCTCGCAGGTGGCATTGCCCATGATTTCAACAATCTGCTGGGCATCATTCTGGGTTATACGGAACTGGTGCTGGACAAGATTCCCGCCACCGACCAGAACCACCAGGATTTGCAGGATGTCTTCCTGGCGGGAAAACGGGCCAAGGATCTGGTCGCCCAACTGTTGACCTTCAGCCGCATGTCCGAAGGGGAACGCAAAACCATTCAAGTGGTGCCGATTCTCAAGGAAACCATCCAGTTCATGCGCGCTTCGGTTCCGACCACCATTGCCATCCATACCCACATTCTGGAGCCGGATGTGGTGATTTCGGGGGATCCCACCCAGTTGCATCAGGTCATCATGAACCTGTGCACGAACGCGTCTTTTGCCATGGAGGAAAAGGGTGGGAGCCTGGATATCACCCTGAACACGGTCACTTTGACTCCCGATGAGGCCGGCACCTTGGATGTCGCCCCCGGTCTTTATGCGTTGCTGGCGGTTCAGGATACGGGTGTGGGCATCGATCCGGAGATACGGGATCGTCTGTTCGATCCTTTTTTCAGTACCCGGGAGATCGGCAAGGGGACCGGTTTGGGATTGTCGGTGGTTCATGGGATTGTCACCGATGCCAAAGGGGCCATTCAGGTGTTCAGTGAAATCGGTCGGGGCAGCACCTTTCAGGTGTTCTGGCCTTTGGCCGTCGAACGGGAAACGGCCTCCGAGACGAGTACCACTGTGCATCGAACCCTGGAGGCCTATCGGGTTTTGTTCGTCGATGACGAAACCAGCATCGCCCGATTGGGAAAAATGCAATTGGAACAATTGGGCTATCAGGTGGAGTGTTGCAGCGATCCCGGTCTGGCCTGGAAACGGTTGCAACTGGATTCGGATCAGTACGATGTCATCATTACCGATCAGACCATGCCCGGCATGACCGGAATCGAATTGCTGTCCCGGATTGCCACCCTGAATGCCGGGTTGCCCTCTGTGTTGTGTTCGGGGAAAAAGGATCCGGTCTCCCCCGAACAGATGCGGACGCTTGGCATCCGGGCGGTTCTCAGGAAACCGGTCCTGAAGGAGGAGTTGGGACGGATTCTGTACGATATTTTCAACAACCGAGAAGTTTGGGATCCGGATCAATTTGTTGTTGATTCCGCAGAGGCTGTCGGCCCATAG
- a CDS encoding formylglycine-generating enzyme family protein: protein MLEFRDDITGMKFVWIPPGTFRMGSVESEDGHKPSEAPLHDVSLDGFWMGMFAVTQGEWCKLIHENPAHFRRGANYPVERVSWYDAMAFIELLNLRSGGGFRLPTEAEWEYACRAGSVTPFSFGETIRSNNQVNFNGSCPCRGFSKGLYRQSTMPVGSFPANGFGLYDMHGNVWEWCMDGYDPDYYATPQASMKNPFRNEVNVRDRVLRGGSYDNGAKRARSAERYWHAPTSRYDYIGFRLVRTP from the coding sequence ATGTTGGAATTTCGAGACGATATTACCGGAATGAAGTTTGTGTGGATTCCCCCGGGAACCTTCAGGATGGGCAGCGTGGAGAGCGAGGATGGTCACAAACCAAGCGAGGCGCCGCTACATGACGTGAGCCTGGATGGTTTCTGGATGGGGATGTTTGCCGTCACTCAGGGGGAGTGGTGCAAACTCATCCATGAAAATCCGGCCCATTTCCGACGGGGGGCCAACTATCCGGTGGAGCGGGTCAGTTGGTATGACGCCATGGCCTTCATCGAACTGTTGAATTTGCGCAGCGGAGGAGGGTTTCGCCTGCCTACGGAAGCCGAGTGGGAATACGCCTGCCGCGCCGGGAGTGTGACCCCTTTTTCTTTTGGCGAAACCATTCGATCCAACAATCAGGTCAATTTCAATGGCAGTTGTCCCTGTCGGGGATTTTCCAAGGGACTGTATCGCCAATCCACCATGCCGGTCGGGAGTTTTCCCGCCAACGGGTTTGGTTTGTACGACATGCATGGCAATGTCTGGGAATGGTGCATGGACGGCTATGACCCGGACTATTATGCCACTCCCCAGGCCAGTATGAAAAATCCGTTCCGAAATGAAGTGAATGTCCGTGATCGTGTCTTGCGCGGGGGGTCTTATGATAATGGTGCCAAAAGAGCCCGTAGTGCCGAACGTTACTGGCATGCTCCCACCAGTCGCTATGACTATATTGGATTTCGTCTGGTCCGGACGCCTTGA